The proteins below are encoded in one region of Amycolatopsis acidiphila:
- a CDS encoding GTP-binding protein, which yields MTLKLLIAGGFGVGKTTMVGSVSEVPPLRTEEALTAASAGVDDLTGVERKTTTTVALDFGRITINPELILYLFGTPGQDRFWFMWDELAVGALGAVVLADTRRLESCFPAVDFFERRGLPFVVGVNCFDDSYRYGTEEVRDALELDQSAPVLLCDARDKGSTKQVLVTLIEHVMATQKGLAVPRLS from the coding sequence ATGACGTTGAAGCTGCTCATCGCGGGCGGGTTCGGGGTCGGCAAGACGACCATGGTCGGGTCGGTCAGCGAGGTGCCGCCACTACGCACCGAGGAAGCGCTGACGGCCGCGTCCGCCGGCGTCGACGACCTGACCGGCGTGGAGCGCAAGACGACCACGACCGTCGCGCTCGACTTCGGCCGCATCACGATCAACCCCGAGCTGATCCTGTACCTGTTCGGCACGCCGGGGCAGGACCGGTTCTGGTTCATGTGGGACGAGCTCGCCGTCGGCGCGCTGGGCGCGGTCGTGCTGGCCGACACCCGGCGGCTGGAGAGCTGCTTTCCCGCCGTCGACTTCTTCGAGCGGCGCGGGCTGCCGTTCGTGGTCGGCGTCAACTGCTTCGACGACTCCTACCGCTACGGCACCGAAGAGGTCCGGGACGCCCTGGAACTGGACCAGAGCGCCCCGGTGCTGCTGTGCGACGCGCGCGACAAGGGATCGACGAAGCAGGTGCTGGTCACCCTCATCGAGCACGTGATGGCGACCCAGAAGGGCCTCGCCGTCCCACGCCTGTCGTAG
- a CDS encoding roadblock/LC7 domain-containing protein → MTNPGMNELDWLLDDLLQQVNGADRAVVLSADGLLIGRSTNLTEEDGEHLSAVASAFQSLAKGTGRHFGGGQVRQTVVEMDHAFLFVTAAGYGACLALLTSEEADMGLVAYAMNMMVKRVGVVLSAAPRVEHAGGHA, encoded by the coding sequence ATGACCAATCCGGGCATGAACGAGCTGGACTGGTTGCTCGACGACCTGCTGCAACAGGTCAACGGCGCCGACCGCGCCGTCGTGCTGTCGGCCGACGGGCTGCTCATCGGCCGGTCCACCAACCTCACCGAGGAGGACGGCGAGCACCTCTCGGCTGTCGCCTCGGCGTTCCAGAGCCTGGCCAAGGGCACCGGCCGCCACTTCGGCGGCGGCCAGGTGCGCCAGACCGTGGTGGAGATGGACCACGCGTTCCTGTTCGTCACCGCCGCCGGGTACGGCGCCTGCCTCGCCCTGCTGACCAGCGAAGAGGCCGACATGGGCCTGGTGGCCTACGCGATGAACATGATGGTGAAGCGGGTCGGCGTCGTGCTCAGCGCCGCGCCCCGGGTCGAGCACGCCGGGGGCCACGCGTGA
- a CDS encoding hydantoinase/oxoprolinase family protein, whose protein sequence is MARYRVSMDIGGTFTDVVTYDDEAGVFAASKASTTPDDLSEGVMAGLGSVVGSPGDIGFLVHGTTQGLNAFLERRGVPVLLLGTAGAEDSYHIARGPRTRLYDLHYRKPEPLVPRRDVLGIGGRIAPDGTELTPLDEQAVRDAARKARERGHGAIAIAFLFSYANPAHELRAREIVLDELGEDFTVSLSHEAAKEWREYERTSSAVVESYTGPIVRRYLSHLEVRLRDGGLRVPLHVMQSSGGILTADSARARPLQTLLSGPVGGAIACAELSRISDRPNLIGIDMGGTSFDVSLIVGGEPDVSAEAQLEGLPMLMSVVNIHTVGAGGGSVAWVEAGGLRVGPRSAGARPGPACYGRGGTEPTVTDANLVLGRIDPEGFAGGQLTLDTGSARKAVRELGETFDLDDVAMAEGICDVANSKMAQAIRTITVSRGIEPRDSSLVAFGGAGPMHAVFLARELGIAETVVPRFPGAFSAWGMLQTRIRKDFTEPYFFLDEDLDGADLTAVLTRLEEHGLSTLGDEGVAQEHRSIAHSVDIRYAAQEYTLTVPLADAAEPSTPDFLKTIAERFAEMHQSRYGHANLGAPIEFVTVRSAAFGDLGRPEPQKWPHAESPEFPHQVQQVVFGGAPRDSIVVRRDDLLAGHAFEGPAVIVEDTATTVVPPEYSVSVDEIGSLIIRSKEQA, encoded by the coding sequence ATGGCGCGGTACCGCGTGTCGATGGACATCGGGGGCACCTTCACCGATGTCGTCACCTACGACGACGAAGCCGGGGTGTTCGCCGCGAGCAAGGCCTCGACCACCCCGGACGACCTGAGCGAGGGCGTCATGGCCGGCCTCGGCTCGGTCGTCGGGTCGCCGGGGGACATCGGGTTCCTCGTGCACGGCACCACCCAGGGTCTCAACGCCTTCCTCGAGCGCCGGGGCGTCCCGGTGCTGCTGCTCGGCACCGCCGGGGCCGAGGACAGCTACCACATCGCCCGCGGCCCCCGTACCCGGTTGTACGACCTGCACTACCGCAAGCCCGAACCGCTCGTGCCGCGCCGCGACGTGCTGGGCATCGGCGGCCGCATCGCGCCCGACGGGACCGAGCTGACCCCGCTGGACGAGCAGGCCGTGCGGGACGCGGCCAGGAAGGCACGGGAGCGCGGCCACGGCGCGATCGCCATCGCCTTCCTGTTCAGCTACGCCAACCCCGCCCACGAGTTGCGGGCCCGCGAGATCGTGCTGGACGAGCTGGGCGAGGACTTCACCGTCTCGCTGTCCCACGAGGCCGCCAAGGAATGGCGCGAGTACGAGCGCACCTCCTCCGCCGTGGTGGAGAGCTACACCGGCCCCATCGTCCGCCGCTACCTCAGCCACCTCGAAGTGCGCCTGCGCGACGGCGGCCTGCGGGTCCCGCTGCACGTCATGCAGTCCTCCGGCGGCATCCTCACCGCGGACTCGGCCCGTGCCCGGCCGCTGCAGACCCTGCTGTCGGGTCCGGTCGGCGGGGCGATCGCGTGCGCCGAGCTGTCCCGGATCAGCGACCGGCCGAACCTCATCGGCATCGACATGGGCGGCACCTCGTTCGACGTCTCGCTCATCGTCGGCGGCGAACCCGACGTGTCGGCCGAGGCGCAGCTGGAAGGGCTGCCGATGCTGATGAGCGTGGTCAACATCCACACCGTCGGCGCGGGTGGCGGCTCGGTGGCCTGGGTCGAGGCTGGCGGGCTGCGCGTCGGCCCGCGGTCGGCCGGGGCACGGCCGGGGCCGGCCTGCTACGGACGAGGCGGCACCGAGCCGACCGTCACCGACGCCAACCTCGTGCTCGGCCGGATCGACCCGGAGGGCTTCGCGGGTGGGCAGCTGACGCTCGACACCGGGAGCGCGCGGAAGGCGGTGCGCGAGCTGGGCGAGACCTTCGACCTGGACGACGTCGCGATGGCCGAGGGCATCTGCGACGTGGCGAACTCCAAGATGGCGCAGGCGATCCGGACCATCACGGTGTCGCGCGGCATCGAGCCGCGGGACTCGAGCCTGGTCGCGTTCGGCGGTGCGGGCCCGATGCACGCGGTGTTCCTCGCCAGGGAGCTGGGCATCGCGGAGACCGTCGTGCCGCGCTTCCCCGGCGCGTTCTCGGCCTGGGGCATGCTGCAGACCCGGATCCGCAAGGACTTCACCGAGCCGTACTTCTTCCTCGACGAGGACCTCGACGGCGCCGACCTCACCGCCGTGCTGACCCGGCTCGAGGAGCACGGACTGTCCACTTTGGGCGACGAGGGGGTGGCCCAGGAGCACCGGTCGATCGCGCACTCGGTCGACATCCGGTACGCCGCACAGGAGTACACCCTCACCGTGCCGCTCGCCGACGCGGCCGAACCGTCCACACCGGACTTCCTGAAGACGATCGCCGAGCGGTTCGCCGAGATGCACCAGAGCCGCTACGGGCACGCGAACCTGGGCGCGCCCATCGAGTTCGTGACGGTGCGCAGCGCCGCCTTCGGCGACCTCGGCCGCCCCGAGCCGCAGAAGTGGCCGCACGCCGAGTCGCCGGAGTTCCCGCACCAGGTCCAGCAGGTCGTCTTCGGTGGCGCGCCCCGCGATTCGATCGTCGTGCGCCGCGACGACCTGCTCGCCGGGCACGCCTTCGAAGGGCCCGCGGTGATCGTGGAGGACACCGCCACCACCGTCGTCCCGCCCGAGTACTCGGTGTCGGTGGACGAGATCGGCTCGCTGATCATCCGTAGCAAGGAGCAGGCATGA
- a CDS encoding DUF742 domain-containing protein — translation MRAEEEAWFDDAAGPLVRPYTVTGGRTRTDTIGLDLLTLVVALTSIMEAAGLPQEYARVVRLCQQPLSVAEVAAYLELPLPVVKVLLADLIEQNHIIFRSATPLSAAPDERILQAVLDGIRRL, via the coding sequence ATGAGAGCCGAGGAAGAGGCGTGGTTCGATGACGCGGCCGGCCCGCTCGTCCGGCCCTACACGGTCACCGGTGGGCGGACCCGGACGGACACCATCGGGCTCGACCTGCTCACGCTCGTGGTCGCGCTGACCTCGATCATGGAGGCGGCCGGCCTGCCGCAGGAGTACGCCAGGGTCGTGCGCCTGTGTCAGCAGCCGCTGTCGGTGGCCGAGGTCGCCGCGTACCTCGAGCTGCCGCTGCCGGTCGTGAAGGTGCTGCTCGCGGACCTGATCGAGCAGAACCACATCATCTTCCGCAGCGCGACCCCGCTGAGCGCGGCCCCCGACGAACGCATCCTCCAGGCGGTGCTCGATGGCATCCGCAGACTCTGA
- a CDS encoding sensor histidine kinase — protein sequence MKKKFGTRNGRASIRTRVLSIAFVPSIALLVAGVALAGYLLYGAIAARTFITKVHDSAVIAVQFFASVQQERQLTLTELGTNGAVQAQLTQTRAKTDATAAGQAKNLSGLYSEAPARVQASIDRTAANLAQLPEFRAKVDANQVSLLDAYTFYNRILDEYTEGLLGVAEGTPDAETAYLRATAMPLFVAADQMARSMALSSGGIAHGGLSDDEFNAFIQVVGAYHAGFDNAVPEMVPSVAQQYNALKASPAWATVTGVEQSIVSGNHRSLPPGVTPQQWQASATQVAGALMNLYIQQSTNATNIEIDTGNRMLYTAIAAGAAAILLAIAVTIIAWRLSSKLVRRLGRLREETLQIADTQLPDLVGRVRNGEEVDLETEMSFLDHGEDEIGQVADAFNKAQQTAVAAAVDEAKTREGTSKVFLNIAHRSQVLVHRQLKALDEAERKQEDPDQLDLLFKLDHLSTRARRNAENLIILGGERPGRQWRNPVALADLIRGATAETEDYARVNVGKMPALAVNGPAVADLIHLLAELIDNATSFSPPQSRVEVWGDVVGRGVVLEIEDQGLGMEPEQIDELNTMLADPPDFSVMALSHEPRLGLFVVARLASRHGIAVTLRDSAYGGTRAIVLVRSELLTPVPLAEEPEPVSPAVPVPAQQGPSASHPSLPSHPSLPTRRPQPVPPPEDTPRHNGTLAAADPGTRVDLFRPQRDQPPQQPQQPPQREQPPSRPQHQTRSAHQNRPQYDTRPPQDNRAPHDTRSPQPQGPLSPDRPQLPRRRRQQNLAPQLRTDEVPYTDTTTTEPRDDPDQARSRLASFQQGTRRARAQDPAATDFFGEHR from the coding sequence TTGAAGAAGAAATTCGGCACACGCAACGGACGTGCCTCGATCCGGACGAGGGTGCTCTCGATCGCCTTCGTGCCCAGCATCGCCCTGCTGGTGGCCGGCGTCGCACTCGCGGGATACCTGCTCTACGGCGCGATCGCGGCGCGCACGTTCATCACGAAGGTGCACGACTCCGCGGTGATCGCGGTGCAGTTCTTCGCCTCGGTGCAGCAGGAGCGCCAGCTCACGCTGACCGAGCTCGGCACGAACGGGGCGGTGCAGGCGCAGCTGACGCAGACCCGCGCGAAGACGGACGCGACCGCCGCGGGCCAGGCGAAGAACCTGTCCGGCCTCTACAGCGAGGCGCCCGCCCGGGTGCAGGCGAGCATCGACCGCACCGCGGCGAACCTCGCGCAGCTGCCGGAGTTCCGCGCCAAGGTCGACGCCAACCAGGTCTCGCTGCTGGACGCCTACACCTTCTACAACCGGATCCTCGACGAGTACACCGAAGGCCTGCTGGGCGTCGCGGAGGGAACGCCGGACGCCGAGACCGCATACCTGCGCGCGACGGCGATGCCGCTGTTCGTGGCCGCGGACCAGATGGCCCGCAGCATGGCGCTCAGCTCGGGCGGGATCGCGCACGGCGGTCTGTCCGACGACGAGTTCAACGCCTTCATCCAGGTGGTGGGCGCCTACCACGCGGGCTTCGACAACGCGGTGCCCGAGATGGTCCCGTCGGTCGCGCAGCAGTACAACGCGCTCAAGGCGAGCCCGGCCTGGGCCACGGTGACCGGCGTCGAGCAGTCGATCGTGAGCGGCAACCACCGCTCCCTGCCGCCCGGCGTCACCCCGCAGCAGTGGCAGGCGTCCGCGACGCAGGTCGCCGGCGCGCTGATGAACCTCTACATCCAGCAGAGCACCAACGCCACCAACATCGAGATCGACACCGGTAACCGGATGCTGTACACCGCGATCGCGGCCGGTGCGGCGGCGATCCTGCTGGCGATCGCGGTGACCATCATCGCGTGGCGGCTCTCGAGCAAGCTCGTGCGCCGGCTGGGCAGGCTGCGCGAGGAGACCCTGCAGATCGCCGACACGCAGCTGCCGGACCTGGTCGGGCGGGTGCGGAACGGCGAAGAGGTCGACCTCGAGACCGAGATGTCCTTCCTGGACCACGGGGAGGACGAGATCGGCCAGGTGGCCGACGCGTTCAACAAGGCGCAGCAGACCGCCGTCGCGGCCGCGGTGGACGAGGCGAAGACCCGCGAAGGCACGTCCAAGGTGTTCCTCAACATCGCCCACCGCAGCCAGGTGCTGGTGCACCGGCAGCTCAAGGCCCTCGACGAGGCCGAGCGCAAGCAGGAGGACCCCGACCAGCTGGACCTGCTGTTCAAGCTGGACCACCTGTCCACCCGCGCCCGCCGCAACGCCGAGAACCTGATCATCCTCGGTGGCGAGCGGCCCGGCCGCCAGTGGCGCAACCCGGTGGCACTGGCCGACCTCATCCGCGGCGCGACCGCCGAGACCGAGGACTACGCCAGGGTCAACGTCGGCAAGATGCCCGCGCTCGCGGTGAACGGCCCGGCCGTCGCCGACCTGATCCACCTGCTCGCCGAGCTGATCGACAACGCCACCTCGTTCTCGCCGCCGCAGTCGCGGGTCGAGGTCTGGGGCGACGTGGTCGGGCGCGGCGTGGTGCTGGAGATCGAGGACCAGGGCCTGGGCATGGAGCCCGAGCAGATCGACGAGCTGAACACGATGCTCGCCGACCCGCCGGACTTCAGCGTGATGGCGCTGTCGCACGAGCCCCGGCTCGGCCTGTTCGTGGTCGCCCGTTTGGCGTCGCGGCACGGTATCGCGGTCACCCTGCGGGACTCGGCCTACGGCGGCACCCGTGCGATCGTGCTGGTCCGCTCGGAGCTGCTCACCCCGGTGCCGCTGGCCGAGGAGCCGGAGCCGGTCTCCCCGGCCGTCCCGGTCCCCGCGCAGCAGGGACCGTCGGCGAGTCACCCGAGCCTGCCGAGCCACCCCAGCCTGCCGACCCGCCGCCCGCAGCCGGTGCCCCCGCCCGAGGACACGCCCCGGCACAACGGCACCCTCGCCGCGGCCGACCCGGGCACCCGGGTGGACCTGTTCCGCCCCCAGCGGGACCAGCCCCCACAGCAGCCTCAGCAGCCCCCGCAGCGGGAGCAGCCCCCGAGCCGTCCGCAGCACCAGACGCGCTCGGCGCACCAGAACCGTCCGCAGTACGACACCCGGCCGCCCCAGGACAACCGGGCCCCGCACGACACCCGGTCCCCGCAGCCGCAGGGCCCGCTGTCGCCGGACCGCCCGCAGCTGCCCCGGCGGCGACGCCAGCAGAACCTGGCGCCGCAGCTGCGCACGGACGAGGTGCCCTACACCGACACCACGACGACGGAGCCGAGGGACGACCCCGACCAGGCTCGTAGCAGGCTCGCCTCGTTCCAGCAGGGGACACGGCGCGCCCGCGCTCAGGACCCAGCCGCCACCGATTTCTTTGGGGAGCACCGATGA
- a CDS encoding PucR family transcriptional regulator, translating into MRPPLAPLELGELLRVEPLALATAVHLPDPARPVHEVVLAQTFDRLHRAAPHSLVVLHDEAATGGWALAAALHAGWERNVSAVVVPEAAMSSSSAVLADRLGIALLVISDEPVDVALTLAGQVSAPQAARALRVALCAERLAGQSSIRGVLGVLNSELAPLPVALVTGETVVAGRAAGAEEKPDGATVRVEINAAGRPWAELVAALPAKSTAAAGHVESVLRLARLPLLAVWAQTRMNSSAQAAQEQAAFGLLRRLATEPAGTGQALLPEVDVPSWTGELGWRVEGRNRAVWISPLQDGDGVPADELTQLVRAAWQRHRPDWPLVADSDGWISWQNIPDSEDAADGDASGAVAMRRALGSVSRAAESHALVLGVGGAHAGVAGLMRSVTEARLAAHVARDTGPGSVQWFDQVGARAALAWLPRRQIAEVADLCLTDLMGARDREALVDTVLAVLDCGGSLSQASARLGVHRNTVLARIARAKELGLVFDDPSWRLALHVLCYSLSSLWVSGRS; encoded by the coding sequence ATGAGACCACCGCTGGCCCCGCTGGAGCTCGGCGAGCTGCTGCGCGTCGAGCCGCTGGCCCTCGCCACGGCGGTGCACCTGCCCGACCCGGCCCGGCCGGTGCACGAGGTGGTGCTGGCCCAGACCTTCGACCGGTTGCACCGCGCGGCCCCGCACTCGCTGGTGGTGCTGCACGACGAGGCCGCCACCGGCGGCTGGGCGCTGGCGGCCGCGCTGCACGCGGGCTGGGAGCGCAACGTCTCGGCGGTGGTGGTGCCGGAGGCGGCGATGAGCTCGTCGAGCGCCGTGCTGGCCGACCGGCTCGGCATCGCGCTGCTGGTGATCTCCGACGAGCCGGTGGACGTGGCGCTCACGCTCGCCGGGCAGGTCAGCGCGCCGCAGGCGGCCCGCGCCCTGCGGGTCGCGCTGTGCGCCGAGCGCCTGGCCGGGCAGTCGAGCATCCGGGGCGTGCTGGGCGTGCTCAACAGCGAGCTGGCGCCGCTGCCGGTGGCGCTCGTGACCGGCGAGACCGTCGTGGCCGGGCGCGCGGCCGGCGCCGAGGAGAAGCCGGACGGCGCCACCGTCCGGGTGGAGATCAACGCCGCCGGGCGCCCGTGGGCCGAGCTGGTGGCGGCGCTGCCGGCGAAGAGCACCGCCGCGGCCGGGCATGTCGAGTCGGTGCTGCGGCTGGCGCGGCTGCCGCTGCTGGCCGTGTGGGCGCAGACCCGGATGAACAGCTCCGCGCAGGCCGCCCAGGAGCAGGCGGCGTTCGGGCTGCTGCGCCGCCTGGCCACCGAGCCGGCGGGCACCGGGCAGGCACTGCTGCCCGAGGTCGACGTGCCGTCGTGGACCGGGGAGCTGGGCTGGCGGGTCGAGGGCCGCAACCGGGCGGTGTGGATCTCGCCGCTCCAGGACGGCGACGGGGTGCCCGCGGACGAGCTCACGCAGCTGGTCAGGGCGGCCTGGCAGCGGCACCGGCCGGACTGGCCGCTGGTCGCCGACTCCGACGGCTGGATCTCCTGGCAGAACATCCCCGACAGTGAGGACGCCGCCGACGGGGACGCGTCCGGCGCCGTCGCGATGCGCCGGGCGCTCGGCTCGGTGAGCCGAGCGGCGGAGAGCCACGCGCTCGTGCTCGGCGTCGGTGGTGCGCACGCCGGGGTCGCCGGGTTGATGAGATCCGTCACCGAAGCCCGGCTGGCCGCGCATGTGGCCCGCGACACCGGCCCCGGCTCGGTCCAGTGGTTCGACCAGGTCGGCGCCCGTGCGGCACTGGCCTGGCTGCCCCGCAGGCAGATCGCCGAGGTCGCCGACCTGTGCCTGACCGACCTGATGGGGGCGCGCGACCGCGAGGCCCTGGTCGACACCGTGCTCGCGGTGCTCGACTGCGGGGGCTCGCTCAGCCAGGCGTCCGCGCGCCTCGGCGTGCACCGCAACACCGTGCTGGCGCGCATCGCGCGAGCGAAAGAACTGGGCCTGGTGTTCGACGACCCGTCCTGGCGGCTCGCTCTGCACGTGCTCTGCTACTCACTGTCGTCACTCTGGGTGTCCGGCCGGTCGTGA
- a CDS encoding GntR family transcriptional regulator, which translates to MTQQEHRPALPSFGARGNLRDEIIQTLRAAVISGELRPGVVYSAPSLATQFGVSATPVREAMLDLAKEGLIDTVRNKGFRVTELSEKDLDDLSELRALIEVPTVRRITEAGVAPAVIEELRPLAAAIEDAAAGGDLITHVAADMEFHLKLLAQAGNPHLVETVRSLRARSRIYGLRSLADRGELVTSSHEHAELVDLVAAGDAAGAEALMDRHIRHVRGIWAR; encoded by the coding sequence ATGACACAGCAGGAGCACCGGCCCGCGCTGCCCTCCTTCGGAGCGCGGGGCAACCTGCGCGACGAGATCATCCAGACGTTGCGGGCGGCGGTCATCTCCGGCGAGCTGCGGCCCGGGGTGGTGTACTCCGCGCCGAGCCTGGCCACCCAGTTCGGCGTGTCCGCGACCCCGGTCCGCGAGGCGATGCTCGACCTGGCCAAGGAAGGGCTCATCGACACGGTGCGGAACAAGGGGTTCCGGGTCACCGAACTGTCCGAAAAGGACCTCGATGACCTGAGCGAGCTGCGGGCGCTCATCGAGGTGCCGACGGTGCGGCGGATCACCGAGGCCGGGGTGGCGCCCGCGGTGATCGAGGAGCTGCGCCCGCTCGCGGCGGCGATCGAGGACGCCGCGGCCGGCGGCGACCTGATCACGCACGTGGCCGCGGACATGGAGTTCCACCTGAAGCTGCTCGCCCAGGCGGGCAACCCGCACCTCGTGGAGACGGTGCGGTCGTTGCGGGCGCGCTCGCGGATCTACGGCCTGCGCTCCCTGGCCGACCGCGGCGAGCTGGTGACCTCTTCGCACGAGCACGCGGAGCTCGTGGACCTCGTCGCCGCCGGCGACGCCGCGGGCGCGGAGGCGCTGATGGACCGGCACATCCGCCACGTGCGGGGGATCTGGGCGCGCTGA
- a CDS encoding hydantoinase B/oxoprolinase family protein yields MTISTGVDPVTVEIIRNALNSAADDMNATLIRSAYTPIIYECGDCVVALLDAGHQVLGQSAGLPIFLGNLETCTRATEEQFGREVWQPGDVWILNDSYLGGTHLNDVTIFGPVFAGDTLVGFTASRAHWIDVGSKDPGGSMDSVSIFQEGLRLGPQKLVSGGTDERALMDTIARNVRFPYPTSGDMHAMIACITMGEKRLREIVERFGLETLELARDEIFRQTELLERETIAAIPDGVYAAEGVLDNDGVDLDTPIPIRLKVTVAGDTIDFDVTESADQTAGPVNCGVPQAVSALRVGYKLLVSPDLPGNGGSFRTMTTQVREGSVLGATAPAACQWYFSHLGLLIDMVARALAPAMPGRVAGASHGDSMIVLTSGTDPRFGREFVSLEATVGGWGAWSGSDGESALINNVNGSLKDLPIEVLETRYPFRITEYRIRPDSGGAGRWRGGNGVVREYEAQTDCSLSLWFERSRQPAWGLFGGEDAVGPEVVINPGRPDERRLLKVNGTAIRKGDVIRCATGGGGGYGDPVERAVEDVRADVADRNITADRALSRYGIGEEES; encoded by the coding sequence ATGACCATCAGTACCGGCGTCGACCCGGTGACCGTGGAGATCATCCGCAACGCACTGAACTCCGCGGCTGACGACATGAACGCGACCCTCATCCGCTCGGCCTACACGCCCATCATCTACGAATGTGGCGACTGCGTGGTCGCGCTGCTCGACGCCGGGCACCAGGTGCTCGGCCAGTCCGCCGGCCTGCCGATCTTCCTCGGCAACCTGGAGACCTGCACCAGGGCCACCGAGGAGCAGTTCGGCCGCGAGGTGTGGCAGCCGGGCGACGTGTGGATCCTCAACGACAGCTACCTCGGCGGCACCCACCTCAACGACGTGACGATCTTCGGCCCGGTCTTCGCCGGCGACACCCTCGTCGGCTTCACCGCGTCCCGCGCGCACTGGATCGACGTCGGCTCCAAGGACCCCGGCGGGTCGATGGACTCGGTGTCGATCTTCCAGGAGGGGCTGCGGCTGGGCCCGCAGAAGCTCGTCTCCGGCGGCACCGACGAGCGCGCGCTGATGGACACGATCGCGCGTAACGTCCGCTTCCCCTATCCCACCAGCGGCGACATGCACGCGATGATCGCCTGCATCACGATGGGGGAGAAGCGGCTGCGGGAGATCGTCGAACGCTTCGGGCTCGAGACCCTGGAGCTGGCGCGCGACGAGATCTTCCGGCAGACCGAGCTGCTCGAGCGCGAGACCATCGCCGCCATCCCGGACGGGGTGTACGCGGCGGAGGGCGTGCTCGACAACGACGGGGTCGACCTCGACACCCCGATCCCGATCCGGCTCAAGGTCACCGTCGCCGGGGACACCATCGACTTCGACGTCACCGAGTCCGCCGACCAGACGGCCGGCCCGGTCAACTGTGGTGTGCCGCAAGCGGTCTCGGCGCTGCGGGTGGGCTACAAGCTGCTGGTGAGCCCGGACCTGCCGGGCAACGGCGGCTCGTTCCGCACGATGACCACGCAGGTGCGCGAGGGCTCGGTGCTCGGCGCGACCGCGCCCGCGGCGTGCCAGTGGTACTTCTCCCACCTGGGTCTGCTCATCGACATGGTCGCGCGGGCGCTGGCCCCGGCGATGCCCGGCCGGGTCGCCGGCGCGAGCCACGGCGACTCGATGATCGTGCTCACCTCGGGCACCGACCCGCGGTTCGGCCGCGAGTTCGTCAGCCTCGAGGCCACCGTCGGCGGCTGGGGCGCGTGGTCGGGCTCCGACGGCGAGAGCGCACTGATCAACAACGTGAACGGCTCGCTCAAGGACCTCCCGATCGAGGTGCTGGAGACGCGGTATCCCTTCCGCATCACCGAATACCGCATCCGCCCCGACTCGGGCGGCGCCGGGCGGTGGCGCGGCGGCAACGGCGTGGTCCGCGAGTACGAGGCGCAGACCGACTGCTCGCTGTCGCTGTGGTTCGAACGCTCGCGCCAGCCCGCGTGGGGCCTGTTCGGCGGCGAGGACGCCGTCGGGCCGGAGGTGGTGATCAACCCCGGGCGGCCCGACGAGCGGCGCCTGCTCAAGGTCAACGGCACGGCGATCCGCAAGGGCGACGTGATCCGCTGCGCGACCGGCGGTGGTGGCGGCTACGGCGACCCGGTGGAGCGCGCCGTCGAAGACGTGCGGGCCGACGTGGCCGACCGCAACATCACCGCGGACCGCGCCCTGAGCCGCTACGGGATCGGCGAAGAGGAGTCCTAG